The sequence ATATGTACCTATAATGAAGAGGAAACCCAAAATGAAGTGGCCGACACTTATCTTCTGAATGATGTGATCAAATCTTTACATAGATGTTCCCTAGCAAGTGGTTCCCATACTATAAATACTGTATTGAGCAAGTagggaaatacatttgttgaaAAAAGATAGCTGTGGTAGATCTGCCACCAAATCAGGGATTGACAAGACGGGTGATTGATGAGTTTGGAGTGAGGAGTGGATCAGGAGAACTTCAGAGAGGTAAGATTGGCTGAGGTTAGCAAATTCCCCTTTCGTTTGGTTAACGGCTTGACAAGGCCTGCTAACTAGACTCTTAAAAAACATTTGCCTGAGCAATCAGTAGCAAAatctcctgattaaatccattctgatttcatgttgtgacacaatgaaatgtggaaaagtccaagggggggtgaatacttttgagagccactgtgtatatatatatatatatatatatatatatatatatatatatatatacatatacactcacctaaaggattattaggaacaccatactaatactgtgtttgaccccctttcgccttcagaactgccttaattctacgtggcattgattcaacaaggtgctgaaagcattctttagaaatgttggcccatattgcatcttgcagttgatggagatttgtgggatgcacatccagggcacgaagctcccgttccaccacatcccaaagatgctctattggcttgagatctggtgactgtgggggtcagtttagtacagtgaactcattgtcatgttcaagaaaccaatttgaaatgattcgacctttgtgacatggtgcattatcctgctggaagtagccatcagaggatgggtacatggtggtcataaagggatggacatggtcagaaacaatgctcaggtaggctgtggcatttaaacgatgcccaattggcactaaggggcctaaagtgtgccaagaaaacatcccccacaccattacaccaccaccaccagcctgccagtggtaacaaggcatgatggatccatgttctcattctgtttacgccaaattctgactctaccatctgaatgtctcaacagaaatcgagactcatcagaccaggcaacatttttccagtcttcaactgtccaattttggtgagcttgtgcaaattgtagcctctttttcctatttgtagtggagatgagtggtacccggtggggtcttctgctgttgtagcccatccgcctcaaggttgtacgtgttgtggcttcacaaatgcttttctgcatacctcggttgtaacgagtggttatttcagtcaaagttgctcttctatcagcttgaatcagtcagcccattctcctctgacctctagcatcaacaaggcattttcgcccacaggactgccacatactggatgtttttcccttttcacaccattctttgtaaaccctagaaatggttgtgcgtgaaaatcccagtaactgagcagattgtgaaatactcagaccggcccgtctggcaccaacaaccatgccacgctcaaaattgcttaaatcacctttctttcccattcagacattcagtttggagttcgggagattgtcttgaccaggaccacacccctaaatgcattgaagcaactgccatgtgattggttggttagataattgcattaatgagaaattgaacaggtgttcctaataatcctttaggtgagtgtatatatatacatacccacattatatatatataatttattttatgtttattttatatttgatttttttatgttattttgttcACTTCCTGTGAGGGGAGAGCtctgggttaacctgtatttatatttttctgtaataaacttgttacttcttcatcggtgTATCCTGAGAATTCATGAAACCACTTCACAATCACAATACACACTGCTGAGGGTAATATACGCACAGAGACCCACCGAGGGGCCGGGCGCAGTGGGGGTTCTGTGGAAGTATCACAGCAGTCacagtcttgttttttttttttttttttttttgattgtttttgaaGGGGgaagagtgagggagggagggtctTCATAAAGGGGATCTTCACTGCAGAATATCATCACACCCTCTTCACTTGAAAGCGACATCTGGGATTGTCCCTTGAGCctgaagggagagagagtgagagagtgagcaaaagggagagagagagtgagtgtgaaagagtgtgagagagagagagagagtaaaagAGAGACTGACCTTGAGTTGGGTGAATATCCGTGCGGCTCTGTCGAAATCCCATTCGTTGTCCTGCAGACACCTGTAACACAAGCACTACTGttaacaacacacaacacacatcaaCACACTATTGCATACATCAACACACAGCTGTTAACACACTATTGCAAATATCAAAGTGGAGCAGTGCTCAGTGCCGTCAGCAgtcagtgtccagcagtacgCTCTGTCAGTGGTCCATGTCCCACTGTGGTCAGTGTCCTGCAGTACGTACTTCTGTGACCAGTCCAGCTTCATGCCCGACTGCACGGAGAAGACGGACAGCATCTCCTGCTGCGTAGCAGTCAGCGTGGGCACAGCGCTGCTGGACGGCATGGGGGCTGAAGTAGCGAACGCCCGTCTGATCTCCTCCGTCGTCGCGTCCCGAACAAACAGCTTATCATTCAGAATATAGagcctgagagagggagagggagagacagagagagtgagagctcATCATTCACTATACACAGCTTGGAGAGAAGGATGGAGGGATGAGAGGCAGAGATGGAAGGATGAGTGGAGCTCTTACCCAGAGTTTGCTGCAGGGACAGTGATGAACACACGAGAGAACGCGTGCATTGTGTCCTGAGACTTCCCgtccactgagagagagagagagagagagagagagagagtcagttcCAGTCACTGCAGTATAGAAGAGTACTCCCATCTTCCTTCAATCGGTATAGTCCACTACAATACAGTCTGGTGCAATTTGCTACAGTCTAGCTCAGCACAATACTGTCCCGCCCCACCCCTCCTATCCCAGCCCCTCTCTCACCTTCTTTAAACACTCCACTGACGGTGAAGGTCAGTAACGTCTCCTGGAAGAGAGAAAGACACCTGTCagtcaataaatcaatcagctGATCAATACATCAATCATTgaaacactccctctctctcatacacacacactgtgacacccAGAGAGACACACCTGTCTCTTTACTGtctctgtaaatgctttggcaaacTTGTCATACCTATAAGGCTCGTTTTGAATTTTGATTCtgacacccagagagagagacacagcggGTCAGTGGTCACTCACAGTGCAGGCGTTGACATCCACCACGAAGGAGCTGGCGTCGTGCTGCGTCTTGGGCAGCTTGCTCAGGAAGGGCACCACATTCGGGAACGTTTGCTTCAGCCAGCCCTGAGAGGTGCTGAGGGAGAAGCTGGCGTCTTTGTGATACGCAACCAAGAGTGGCTGTCTGTCCCCTGAGTCGAATACACTATAgtaactgacagacagacagacagacagacagacattaaTACACTAATACCAGACATATGGATACATTAACACACTGCAATAACAGACAGAGACATTAATCAGGACATTAATATAAAGACCAAGAAAAACAGTTAAACAAACATAGATACTCACTCCTGCAGGAAGTGCAGAATCCTACTCTGAATCTCCTCCGAAGCAACATAACTGCCCtgcagtgagacagagagagagagagagtgtgtgttaggTAAACCTGTCCTCACTTGGGGACATTAGCTGTAATCTTTATGGGAGGGGGGCTAGGAAGGGGGGGCTGTCACTCACCTTACAGGCCGGGAGTGCGGTTGTGGGGGGAAGAACATGACCAtcctgatagagagagagagaaagagacagtagtgtgagtgtgtgagatatagtgtgcgtgtgcgtgtgcgtgtgcatgtgcgtgtgcgagCGTCAGAGGGTGCATTTAAGAAGTGCATGCGACTGTGTATCTTACCAGCCTGAGCAGTCTGGGGAGCTTCTTTCTGATGGCACTGTCAGACAGTGAAACAGAGGAGAGAAGCGTGACTACACAAGCACAGAGCAacactctaacacacacacacacacacaaaatcttcATTATTACTATCAAGAGCGCGAGACTCAACAGCTATGCAATGTGGAAACTGTCAGAGCAGCACAGCATCTCCCAGTCCTCCTCTTGCCGTCCGGCACTCTCGACAATCTCAATCTCGAGGAATGTTAACAAGCGGGCGGGTCACAGTGTGTGGCATGTAGCTCCAGACTCCAGGCTCTCCTGCTGCTTCATTACACCTCCATTCTTTCAAtctccatctttctctctctctctctcacctgatgTAGGACGGCTGGTCTTTAAAGTGGTCACACACGGGGTTGTGCTCCAGCCACAGCTCATCCAGCTTGAAGTCCCTGAGCTTGTCCAGATCCCTCTCAAACTTCAgctggacacagagacagacaggagaGACGGGGGGAGAGACAGTGGAAGTATGTAGTTAGAGGGCTGCTGTGGACAGGGGCAGCTCGGGGGTGGACAGGGGCAGTTCGGAGCCGTGGCTCTTACCTGGTTGTGCGAGAGGTTGAGGATCTTCAGGTTGGGCGTTTTGCTCACCAGCTCAGAGACCTCATCCAGCTTGTACAGTCTGTTGTTGCTGAGGTTCAGAGAGAGGAGCTGGAGGTgtagagagagggaaggaagaTGAATATGCCCGCATCCTTGGAAACTGAGGTTTACTGCTTCTCTTCCGAGTAAAGAACAAAACCACACCAACCACCACACCACAGGTTACTATGGGTTACCTCTGGGAGATACTTCTCGATGATCTTCATGATGGCCTGGATGCCGCCCGTCTTCTTCACAATCACGTCGATATTGTGAGACACCAGGTCTGAGAAAGAGGGGCGGGGGGCTATAAGGGTGACTGTGAGAGTAACACAgtttgtgagagtgagagtgtgagagatgAATAGAGTGTGCAGCGAGAGCGTGTGTTTACCTGGGTCAGTGTGAATGCTGTTGAGGTCCAGAGCTTTCTGGGAGGCATCGTAGCGTTTACTCATGCattgctggagagagagagagagagagagagagagagagagagagtcatcaGTTCTCGGTCTCTGTCACCGTGTGCACACCGCTGTCTGTTGATGCTCCTTGCTGCGTTGTTTATGGTGCTGGTAATGCATGGCAACATCACACTGCACTCCTGCAGTCCTGTGTAAAATACACAGTGTTTGGTCATGGAGAGTCGTCAGAACCCGGCATGATGGTGGCTGACTGACGGCCTGCGTTAGAGCACTTCTAGTATGATATTGCAGTCTATGCAGGGTCTGTCTGACCTTGAGATGCTCCAGGTCCTTTGGCTTCAAGgcgttggggggtgggggggcgtggTTCATGAGGACGGATACCTGCGGGGAGGCAGAGCAAGAAAGCAGTCACATCAACGAGCTGATTAACCCTTAAGATTAAcccagagacagaaagacagagcgacagacagacagaaagacagacagagacaactGTGCTCACCTTGTACCCTTCAGTGTTGGTGATTTTTCGTAACACGTTGTGAAGCGCGTGGGCTGTGGTGGTATTCTGCACATAGAACACAGCCCTGTTCCACTCGTAGTGAAactggaaagagagagggaggaagaaagGGAGGTGAGTACACGGTCCCTCACACAAAGAACAGATTTAAAGTTTTAAACAGTTTCAAAGCTTTAAAGCCACCTCACTGTGACCTGCTTTGCTGTCCTGAGTCACAGATATAAGCACATGCAGAGGGAGCGGGACGCACCTGTACAGGGGTTAAGAGCACGGTGCACAGGTCCTGCAGGGCGGTGCGCAGCCACGACTTCTCATGCTTCCCCCCATAGGGGATCTGGAGCAGGAGAGAGCAGCACAGTCACCCACACAGGAACGCACAGTGTAAACAGCAACACACTGTACAGTGTCACTCTCACAGCAACACAACTTACACTGCTCTGCTCTACTCACCGTCATTTTGTACCAGCTGCCAGGGCAATGCCCCCCTGCATTGCCACCGCCTCCCCATTTGTGGTTTGGCCTCCCTCCATAAGCCATACtgagaggaaagagagagagatggtcaCACAAGTCCGACAATGGAGCACAGAGCCATAGTGGGTTACAGAGACAGTTGCACAGTTACTCACAATCTCCTCTGAGGGGCGCCGCTGTCCTGGCGGCCCCCTGTGCTCCCCTGGTGCCTCTGCTGGCCCCTGGCCTGCTGCCAACTATACAGGTGTCTCCTGTTTGGGCCACGCCTATTCCTGTTGCCGCCCATGCGGCCATTGTgcactggagggagagagagcgagagtcaGAATAATGTGTATTGGAGGTGCTTTCAATATCTACCATATACattacagcagggtctccagccctggaaTAACATTGCAGCACTATCTCTCCATTATTCCTGCCATGCGTGATGCTTGGGACCAATTTCCCCTCATATCTGAGGGTTAAATATGTTTCACAGCCACCAGCCAACTACCTGGGAATCGATCAGGCTGACACTTCAGACAGACTTTAATCGTcctcactattattattattattattattattattattattattattattattattattattattataatacaatgcAAGTTCCTTCATCAGCTTAATAATATAAACTTCTTGTCAGACTTACAGtttaaacaaacatttcaaaaataCAGTAGTATAATCAATATAACAGAATTGAAATATGCAACAACTTGAGCACCCccccagccccacacacacaaacacacacacataagcattccacattttaatttaacaatgactaagaaaaaaatacaaagggaGATTGGGAAGGTGGgaaggaggaaaagaaaaagactagTATGGGATGGCATTATTGAAATGCATTAGgcctattaaaaaaaagaaatcgaaATATTTACATGCTGGTAGACGGGGGCAAGATGCATATTTTTACTGCCTAATAATATAATTTCCCCCACAAATCTGCTCTGGCATGGTGGTCTGTTTCAAATTTCACACCGTGGGGGTGTTAGCGGACTGTCGAAGGGGGGGAGAGCAACAGTGCGCTTGTGTTTCAAACGCAATGTTTTTATCCATCATTGACGTAGTTGTTTGGCCTGGTCAGCTGTCTGGCCTGAATAAAGCTGCGTAAAACCCTGTACTGTGCTTCCATGAAAAGGGGGGTATCAGCACGCACAGCTGATGGGGTAAGTCCTGTGCAGCGGTTCTGTGGGTCACAAATGTCCGCTGCGTTTCCTGTAAAACACTGCATTTTCGCATGTCATGTGCAAGACTTTGACTCTCTCCCTTGCTCCTTTGTTGGAGTTGACCCCCCCAGAAGCAAATAAGtattcaaaaactcaaaaaAGACTCACGTTGGCTTTGCCAATACCGCTTGCGGTCCACATCAGTATTTGCAATCCAGTGTGACATTTTTAGTCTTTCTCTGTTGCTCTGTTGTGTCCAGTATTAGTCTCCAGTAGTCAGAACCACAGTCTTGACATCCAGGTTGCTAGGTTACTGCACAACAGTTCCGGCTTCCTTTATTATGATGTAATTTCGCTAAATAATGCAATTACTGTACTGTGTCTATAAATAAAGTAGAAAGTAGAAACTGTGACATactgaataaaaaaatctaaaacatattacatcacttaaaaatatggtatttgttaaaaaataaatacaataatttccAGATATCTGCTGAGGTTTCATCTAGTTGCCTTGCTTTTTTGAGCAGTGCGTTTGCAACAATAACAATTGTGTATGGCTTCTCCCTGCATCATAATCCCAGTTACAATTTTTCACAATTATTCAAACTGGTTCTTTGAGCACAATATCCCAAACCATTAGTTTAGGTCCCAAAAGAAATAATATTTCAACAAAAGTATAAGCATTGTTCACTGGTTTTCACACTTCATTTGTTTCAGAttcattaaaccatttttgctAAACCCAACACACAGATCTCTATATAAAGCATAACCTTCACCAGTGACACCAGTGACACCTCATATACCAAACTCCaatcaataaaactcaatactaTAAACACACTGTCCTCAAGGTGCAAACACTTTTAAACTTAATTGTTCAACAAGCAATCAGAACTGTGGCATGAATGAAAGGGCCAAAGGTGGGCTCACCTGTGTTTTGCAACATCGCTCTTTGTGCAGCCTTCAGCCACCACCAGGCCACCCTTTGGCCCATATAACAAAAGCCCCCTGCTTAAATTCCTTGAAGGTCCATGGGATGCTCTGTTCCAACAGGAGCTAAGAGCCAGGGCAGTGTTTCTCTGCTTTTCAACATGTCCTGGGCTGCGGCTTCTGTTTGTTGGTGTTAAGCAGTTGTTTGCTGGGCTGGGTGTCCTGCTCACTGACACTGTTTTTATATTCAGGGTAAAGCACTGTAAGAATAAGACCCACAAAGTGCAGCTGGCCATCATCAAGAGAAGGAAGAACAGGGAGAGAGGGCCTCTCACTGGGGATGCTGTGGTGATGAGTCCAGACTGGAGTTCACATATTATAAACTGGTTCACCAACTGGACATGTTCCTAATGGTGGGTGGCGGGGAGTGTTGTGTGGGGTTGAGGAAGATATGttcttaaatatattataatgtatttaatcaaaaaaatatctaataatatatttgtaataatagcatataacaattaataacatactaacatgttaatttattttttataatggatatttaaaataaagtattacCAAAGTCATTTGCGGATATCTTGAATTTATGAACAGATATCACTAAACAAACAGGAAGTAATAGACAGatagtcatttgcagatatctcaaaatgttttcagatttgaagatatcttcaaaaaatgtcaagatatctgaaattaattTTAGAGATATATCTAATTCATTTCaagacatatttaaatattaaattatatatttaaatgcaattgaagatgtctctaaatgataacttgGCTTGCCATACCTTCTgagctccactacaacagaaaAACTACCAAATGCTTACAGCTGGTCATATTTTCTTTAGAAGGGTTACAACAGcctcattttaaatatataccaaGATTATTTAGCATTGCAATATTGTCATTTTACCCTTGTGTATATGTTTCAGTAGTGGTGTTATGCATTTTACTCAATTATATAGTTTACTGTAATGCAGATGTGTTTTACTGTACATACATAagggttttatacattttcaataataaaatgtCATTCTATACTACTTCAATTCAAAATCTATGTATCTCATCATGTCTGAAGGGAATGGGATGCACATTGATAGTGAAATACATAAGATGGCATCATTACTTCCTGAAATTTGTAAATGATACTTTTGTCATGTGTTCAAAGCTACACTAACATACAAATAAGTGCACTGGTTATACATATATCATACATATCATTATTCATTTGTTAATAATAACATGGAATGTGAAGTCATTGAGCTTATCGTGGTTTTCAGCTTTTTTATCATAAAAGCACTAACTtacatgttttttattctcAACAGAGCTGATTATTGTCTGCTTAATCTATCCTCATGTCattgttttgcacttttcacGTGACCTTTAAAAATATCCTCATCCAATGACATGTAAATTACATAAAATGCTGCATATTATATTTAAGAGAGCATCATCTCTACTTTAACAATACATGGAGttgttaataaatacaaaaataactacCTCTATATTAGAGAGATTGCAAACTCTTATCTGTTTTCCCAACACCTGATGTAGGActatagtattattatatttcaagGTGATGCCATTTATTATATGTTTCTTGTAGCCAACTAACTGGAACAGATTGAATAGTTTATCTACCAGAAGTATGACCATATGTAAGCAGTCATTTGCTTCAAC is a genomic window of Amia ocellicauda isolate fAmiCal2 chromosome 10, fAmiCal2.hap1, whole genome shotgun sequence containing:
- the LOC136759564 gene encoding nuclear RNA export factor 1-like, with amino-acid sequence MSHWIANTDVDRKRYWQSQLHNGRMGGNRNRRGPNRRHLYSWQQARGQQRHQGSTGGRQDSGAPQRRFMAYGGRPNHKWGGGGNAGGHCPGSWYKMTIPYGGKHEKSWLRTALQDLCTVLLTPVQFHYEWNRAVFYVQNTTTAHALHNVLRKITNTEGYKVSVLMNHAPPPPNALKPKDLEHLKQCMSKRYDASQKALDLNSIHTDPDLVSHNIDVIVKKTGGIQAIMKIIEKYLPELLSLNLSNNRLYKLDEVSELVSKTPNLKILNLSHNQLKFERDLDKLRDFKLDELWLEHNPVCDHFKDQPSYISAIRKKLPRLLRLDGHVLPPTTALPACKGSYVASEEIQSRILHFLQDYYSVFDSGDRQPLLVAYHKDASFSLSTSQGWLKQTFPNVVPFLSKLPKTQHDASSFVVDVNACTETLLTFTVSGVFKEVDGKSQDTMHAFSRVFITVPAANSGLYILNDKLFVRDATTEEIRRAFATSAPMPSSSAVPTLTATQQEMLSVFSVQSGMKLDWSQKCLQDNEWDFDRAARIFTQLKAQGTIPDVAFK